In Deinococcus ficus, a single genomic region encodes these proteins:
- a CDS encoding GTP-binding protein: MHSAPLKLVISGPVGAGKTTLVQTLSQTPVIATEAEASEDIGKSNTTVAFDFGTLHLGGHDVHLYGTPGQDRFSFMWEVLCEGALGLILLVAGDRPQDFLHARNILEFITSRLPVPFLVGVTRQDQPRAWAPADVALYFDLPAVQVAGLNATNADEARDLLAQLLELSLHASAPLPERTLP; the protein is encoded by the coding sequence ATGCACAGCGCGCCCCTGAAACTCGTGATTTCCGGCCCGGTCGGGGCGGGAAAAACCACCCTCGTCCAGACCCTCTCACAGACGCCCGTGATCGCCACCGAGGCCGAGGCCAGCGAGGACATCGGGAAGTCGAACACCACCGTGGCGTTCGACTTCGGCACCCTCCACCTGGGGGGGCATGACGTGCACCTGTACGGCACGCCCGGCCAGGACCGCTTCAGCTTCATGTGGGAGGTGCTGTGCGAGGGCGCGCTCGGCCTGATCCTGCTGGTCGCCGGTGACCGGCCCCAGGATTTCCTGCACGCCCGCAACATTCTCGAGTTCATCACCAGCCGCCTCCCGGTGCCGTTCCTGGTCGGCGTGACCCGCCAGGATCAGCCGCGCGCCTGGGCGCCGGCCGACGTCGCCCTGTACTTCGACCTGCCGGCCGTACAGGTGGCCGGCCTGAACGCCACGAACGCCGACGAGGCCCGTGACCTGCTCGCCCAGCTGCTGGAGCTCAGCCTCCACGCCAGCGCCCCCCTCCCTGAAAGGACGTTGCCATGA
- a CDS encoding carbohydrate-binding domain-containing protein encodes MTHPHTTVRLPHALLGLLTMSVLAGCGAPGATPASPDLQLEAGQAGLRTPVTPQKVSAPLTGGWVIQDPAASDGSAVALLGTADVVSFELPRNLKAGEYTVSVVGRGELYLGAPVVSLSSEGGPLGTVTLDNTAYDKRTFGRATLRPGATLTLTFLNDEYGGPGMDRNVVIDYLLINQSKSGF; translated from the coding sequence ATGACGCACCCCCACACGACGGTCCGCCTGCCCCACGCTCTCCTCGGCCTCCTCACCATGTCCGTCCTGGCGGGCTGCGGTGCACCCGGGGCCACGCCCGCGAGCCCTGACCTGCAGCTCGAGGCCGGCCAGGCGGGCCTGCGCACGCCGGTGACTCCACAGAAGGTGAGTGCCCCCTTGACAGGTGGGTGGGTGATTCAGGACCCAGCTGCCAGTGACGGCAGCGCCGTCGCCCTGCTCGGCACCGCCGACGTGGTGAGCTTCGAGCTGCCCCGCAACCTCAAGGCCGGAGAGTACACCGTGTCGGTGGTCGGGCGCGGCGAACTCTACCTGGGTGCCCCCGTCGTGTCCCTGAGCAGTGAGGGAGGCCCGCTGGGCACCGTGACCCTGGACAACACGGCCTACGACAAGCGCACGTTCGGCCGGGCCACCTTGCGGCCGGGCGCCACGCTGACCCTCACGTTCCTGAACGACGAGTACGGCGGGCCGGGCATGGACCGGAACGTGGTCATCGACTACCTGCTGATCAACCAGAGCAAGAGCGGCTTCTGA
- a CDS encoding roadblock/LC7 domain-containing protein, whose product MTATLSKQDRLNATLTTLRAALPELRGVLVATVDGLPIAKSMGDGTDANRVAAMAATALGLGKRINDTLGSGDLTDMSVSGLGGQVYIYAAGHKGVLAVVTPSGMNLGLLHMEARDTAQSIAEIL is encoded by the coding sequence ATGACTGCCACCCTCAGCAAACAAGACCGCCTGAATGCCACCCTCACCACCCTCCGCGCCGCCCTGCCCGAACTGCGCGGCGTGCTGGTCGCCACTGTGGACGGCCTGCCCATCGCCAAGTCCATGGGTGACGGCACCGACGCCAACCGTGTGGCCGCCATGGCCGCCACCGCCCTGGGCCTGGGCAAGCGCATCAACGACACCCTCGGCTCCGGCGACCTGACGGACATGAGCGTCAGCGGCCTGGGCGGCCAGGTGTACATCTACGCCGCCGGGCACAAAGGCGTGCTGGCGGTCGTCACGCCCAGCGGCATGAACCTGGGCCTGCTGCACATGGAAGCGCGCGACACCGCGCAGTCCATCGCCGAAATCCTCTGA
- a CDS encoding tetratricopeptide repeat protein → MTRFPAIAVSLSLFASSALAGGTWHAWSDQTTLPAIGDHRKQVAERRSAACTPRVRDPGTPGLALGGGRDIDEMIRSLETLLATMKPGDQGYAGVKQSIESLKEQKKKGSPPLPVGSAPGALSFQKALANVEKVLGAEASRAKALAGSDDVIASLAGRNPKLALAMLLASHRAQPRNAWNLVNAAGLLSMTGFPHEAVAFLDEAARLGGALPAPAGVPGQAIALSNRGHALLGLGRWKEAEVPLRAALRLAPDLAEAHTNLSQALLCLGQVDAATGELRLGLRRTPDPQASRDYALEETVPGRHGAGVKPVEDTARRRPAKDLFDLTRGVSYELPQLKLPRTRMEAIALHDQYEALQRRGSQESDALNDRATQLSNWSRFDAGEQRWMRLVRDASIHAHFEPELWGAYKAAWDAHYAFLEAVPRFAKIRNDIADRAEGRCEQRAGVYDEAARAYMEGLRPFVRGQEQAMARWVSLRTKHETALAANVADPTERLALRLGTEARAKALFYGPVVDAAWIMSEVPDEVCDGQVPQGSLDLASLPDLSADPCGGLPTGGKLKSKAGSVAVPNINGGPVAHQFGLSFGVSCKGLDIELAPSFKTAFNVGPFAQLNLRWDGTATVFAGVKAELKQPKNTPLAEYNKSGLSVKEGLYLKFDKDGIADAGMRVEAKAAIGGGPDKAATLWEGKIEQDFGIAAAAAYWLDR, encoded by the coding sequence ATGACCAGATTCCCTGCCATCGCGGTCTCACTGAGCCTGTTCGCCTCCTCGGCCCTGGCGGGCGGCACCTGGCACGCCTGGAGTGACCAGACCACCCTGCCCGCCATCGGCGACCACCGCAAGCAGGTGGCCGAGCGGCGGAGCGCGGCGTGCACCCCCCGGGTGCGTGACCCGGGCACGCCCGGCCTGGCCCTCGGCGGGGGCCGCGACATCGACGAGATGATCAGGTCCCTGGAGACCCTGCTCGCCACGATGAAACCCGGCGATCAAGGGTACGCGGGCGTCAAACAGAGCATCGAGAGCCTCAAGGAGCAGAAGAAGAAGGGCAGCCCTCCCCTGCCTGTCGGGAGCGCCCCCGGCGCCCTGAGCTTCCAGAAGGCCCTGGCGAACGTCGAGAAGGTCCTGGGCGCGGAGGCCAGCAGGGCCAAGGCGCTGGCCGGCAGTGACGACGTGATCGCCTCGCTCGCGGGCCGGAACCCCAAACTCGCCCTGGCCATGCTGCTCGCGTCGCACCGCGCGCAACCCAGGAACGCCTGGAACCTCGTGAACGCTGCCGGGCTGCTCTCGATGACCGGCTTTCCCCATGAAGCGGTCGCGTTCCTTGACGAGGCCGCGCGCCTGGGCGGCGCCCTGCCCGCTCCCGCCGGCGTGCCCGGGCAGGCGATCGCGCTTTCGAACCGTGGGCACGCCCTGCTCGGCCTGGGCCGCTGGAAGGAAGCGGAAGTGCCCCTGCGCGCCGCCCTCCGGCTCGCCCCGGACCTGGCGGAGGCGCACACGAACCTGTCCCAGGCCCTGCTGTGCCTGGGACAGGTGGACGCCGCGACCGGGGAACTTCGCCTGGGCCTGCGCCGGACGCCCGACCCGCAGGCCAGTCGGGATTACGCGCTGGAGGAAACGGTCCCCGGCCGGCACGGGGCCGGAGTCAAACCTGTGGAGGACACGGCCCGTCGCCGCCCCGCGAAGGACCTGTTCGACCTGACCCGCGGCGTCTCCTACGAACTGCCCCAGCTCAAACTGCCCCGGACACGCATGGAAGCCATCGCACTGCACGACCAGTACGAGGCGCTTCAACGCCGGGGAAGTCAGGAGTCCGACGCGCTGAACGACCGGGCGACGCAACTGTCGAACTGGAGCCGGTTCGACGCCGGTGAGCAGCGCTGGATGCGGCTGGTCCGTGACGCCAGCATTCATGCGCACTTCGAGCCGGAGCTGTGGGGCGCGTACAAAGCCGCGTGGGACGCGCACTACGCGTTTCTGGAGGCCGTGCCGCGGTTCGCGAAGATCCGCAACGACATCGCCGACCGGGCCGAGGGCAGATGTGAGCAGCGCGCAGGCGTGTATGACGAGGCCGCCCGAGCGTACATGGAAGGACTCCGGCCCTTCGTGCGTGGTCAGGAGCAGGCCATGGCGCGCTGGGTATCCCTCCGGACCAAACACGAGACGGCCCTGGCCGCCAACGTCGCCGACCCCACCGAACGCCTCGCCCTCCGGCTCGGCACCGAGGCGCGCGCCAAGGCGCTGTTCTACGGCCCGGTCGTGGACGCCGCGTGGATCATGTCCGAGGTCCCCGACGAGGTGTGTGACGGCCAGGTGCCCCAGGGCTCGCTGGACCTCGCCTCACTGCCGGACCTGTCGGCCGACCCCTGTGGTGGGCTGCCCACCGGCGGCAAGCTGAAATCGAAAGCAGGCAGCGTGGCGGTCCCGAACATCAACGGCGGACCGGTGGCCCACCAGTTCGGCCTGAGTTTCGGGGTGAGCTGCAAGGGCCTGGACATCGAACTCGCACCCAGTTTCAAGACCGCGTTCAACGTCGGCCCGTTCGCGCAGCTCAACCTGCGCTGGGACGGCACTGCCACGGTGTTCGCCGGGGTCAAGGCGGAACTCAAGCAGCCGAAGAACACGCCGCTCGCCGAGTACAACAAGTCCGGCCTGAGCGTCAAGGAAGGCCTGTACCTGAAATTCGACAAGGACGGCATTGCGGACGCCGGCATGCGGGTGGAGGCAAAAGCAGCGATCGGTGGCGGGCCGGACAAGGCCGCGACCCTGTGGGAAGGCAAGATCGAGCAGGACTTCGGGATTGCCGCGGCCGCCGCGTACTGGTTGGACCGGTAA
- a CDS encoding NAD(P)H-dependent flavin oxidoreductase, with protein MPDFLGLNLPVPVLLAPLGGGPGTPALAAAVSRSGGLGTVGSAYFTPEQLLAAAGDTRARTDRPFAMNLFVPALTPTFTPEEERAARAELHAWQAELNVEPVHLQAPYLEDFDAQFQAVLAARPAVLSFTFGQLGAAQLQALRARGIRTLGTATGLREALALEASGVDALILQGGGAGGHRGSWLDDERLGTTDLVRRVRPHVKLPLVAAGGLMTRQDVQAALSAGASLAALGTAFLLADEAGTHPTYRQALEGGGETGLTRAFTGRWARGLVNRAFHEIRHPLPTPAQHALTRPLRQAAAAAGRSELMSLWAGTGVNGARRGLAGSILAQLT; from the coding sequence ATGCCTGACTTTCTCGGTCTCAACCTGCCTGTTCCTGTCCTCCTGGCCCCGCTGGGGGGCGGTCCCGGCACCCCGGCTCTGGCGGCCGCCGTCAGCAGGAGCGGTGGTCTGGGTACCGTCGGCAGCGCGTACTTCACGCCTGAACAGCTGCTCGCGGCCGCCGGGGACACGCGGGCGCGCACGGACCGCCCCTTCGCCATGAACCTGTTCGTTCCCGCACTCACCCCCACCTTCACGCCCGAGGAGGAGCGCGCCGCGCGGGCGGAACTGCACGCCTGGCAGGCCGAGCTCAACGTCGAGCCCGTTCATCTGCAGGCCCCGTATCTCGAGGACTTTGACGCCCAGTTCCAGGCGGTGCTCGCCGCCCGGCCGGCGGTCCTGTCGTTCACGTTCGGGCAGCTCGGGGCGGCGCAGCTGCAGGCCCTGCGCGCCCGCGGCATCCGGACGCTGGGCACGGCCACCGGACTCCGGGAAGCCCTGGCGCTTGAAGCCAGTGGCGTGGACGCCCTGATCCTGCAGGGCGGCGGCGCCGGAGGTCACCGCGGCAGCTGGCTCGACGACGAGCGGCTGGGCACCACCGACCTCGTCCGCCGGGTGCGCCCGCACGTCAAGCTGCCCCTGGTCGCCGCCGGGGGCTTGATGACCCGGCAGGACGTCCAGGCGGCCCTGTCGGCGGGCGCGAGTCTGGCGGCGCTGGGCACGGCCTTCCTGCTGGCGGACGAAGCCGGGACGCACCCCACCTACCGCCAGGCCCTGGAGGGCGGCGGCGAGACCGGTTTGACGCGCGCGTTCACCGGACGCTGGGCGCGGGGCCTGGTGAACCGGGCGTTTCACGAGATCCGTCACCCGCTGCCCACCCCGGCGCAGCACGCCCTGACCCGCCCGCTGCGGCAGGCGGCCGCTGCCGCGGGGCGCAGTGAATTGATGAGCCTCTGGGCCGGCACGGGCGTGAATGGCGCGCGTCGGGGACTGGCCGGGTCGATCCTCGCGCAACTGACGTGA
- a CDS encoding cytochrome P450, whose amino-acid sequence MTEPRAPGCPMSGATDSLTLRPERLTDSWSLTPRGALMQAQRYEDGRALLKDPALAQAGFLAKVAGNVQGAAHPPVLYMQGEEHVEMRRATARYFTPAAVNGYGPMIARLADDLIAELLRKGEMNVDDLSLRLAVQVASNVVGLTSSRLPGLERRIEAFVSGGLDSAPDAHNRLSPLRDTLMGGAVSLFFMLDVKPAIEARRRERQDDLISYLLDRDYSDQDILTECITYATAGMITTREFITLAAYQMLQRPDLRAEYVHSTEPARHAILHELLRLDPVVAMLYRRAEQDTVVNGQPLAAGTTFAINVQAANADPDVMGADAGSLCPHRTLPRGVPPQGLAFGDGPHRCPGAFLAIKESDMFLRRLLLWNDLTLVRHPSVGYNEIVKGYELRGLRVRLGSPTAQA is encoded by the coding sequence ATGACCGAACCCCGTGCCCCCGGCTGCCCCATGAGCGGCGCCACCGACTCCCTGACCCTCCGCCCGGAACGGCTCACCGACAGCTGGTCCCTGACACCGCGCGGCGCGCTCATGCAGGCCCAGCGGTACGAGGACGGCCGCGCCCTCCTGAAAGACCCGGCCCTGGCGCAGGCGGGCTTCCTGGCAAAGGTGGCCGGCAACGTCCAGGGCGCCGCCCACCCACCGGTGCTGTACATGCAGGGCGAGGAACACGTCGAGATGCGCCGCGCCACCGCCCGGTACTTCACGCCGGCCGCCGTGAACGGCTACGGACCGATGATCGCCCGGCTCGCCGACGACCTGATCGCCGAACTCCTGCGCAAGGGAGAGATGAACGTCGACGACCTCAGCCTGCGGCTGGCCGTGCAGGTCGCGTCCAACGTGGTCGGCCTGACCAGCAGCCGCCTGCCGGGCCTGGAGCGGCGCATCGAGGCGTTCGTTTCCGGCGGACTGGACAGCGCCCCGGACGCGCACAACCGGCTCTCCCCGCTGCGTGACACCCTGATGGGCGGCGCCGTGAGCCTTTTTTTCATGCTGGACGTCAAACCAGCGATCGAAGCGCGCCGCCGGGAACGGCAGGACGACCTGATCAGCTACCTGCTGGACCGGGACTACAGCGACCAGGACATCCTGACCGAGTGCATCACCTACGCCACCGCCGGGATGATCACCACCCGCGAGTTCATTACCCTGGCCGCCTACCAGATGCTCCAGCGCCCCGACCTGCGTGCCGAGTACGTGCACAGTACGGAACCCGCGCGCCACGCCATCCTGCACGAACTGCTGCGCCTCGACCCGGTCGTGGCGATGCTCTACCGCCGCGCGGAGCAGGACACCGTGGTGAACGGGCAGCCCCTCGCGGCCGGCACGACCTTCGCCATCAACGTGCAGGCCGCCAACGCCGATCCTGACGTCATGGGCGCCGACGCCGGCAGCCTCTGCCCCCACCGGACGCTGCCCCGCGGCGTGCCTCCGCAGGGCCTGGCTTTCGGGGACGGTCCTCACCGCTGCCCCGGCGCGTTCCTGGCCATCAAGGAATCGGACATGTTCCTGCGCCGCCTGCTGCTGTGGAACGACCTCACCCTGGTGCGTCACCCCAGTGTCGGGTACAACGAGATCGTCAAGGGCTACGAACTGCGGGGCCTCAGGGTACGCCTGGGTTCACCCACCGCCCAAGCCTGA